In Elaeis guineensis isolate ETL-2024a chromosome 1, EG11, whole genome shotgun sequence, a genomic segment contains:
- the LOC105032163 gene encoding histidine-containing phosphotransfer protein 1 codes for MEVACLQRRFIDLTATIFQQEILDSQFTQLQQLQDESSPNFIHEVVSLFFQEAEKLLNELSKALDQQIVDFKKVDAHVHRLKGSSASIGARRVKDVCIAFRSCCEENNKDGCIQHLQQVNQEYYLVKSNLEDLLKLEKQILASGGSIPTMK; via the exons ATGGAGGTGGCTTGCTTACAGAGAAGATTCATTGATCTCACAGCCACCATATTTCAACaa GAAATTCTGGACAGTCAGTTCACACAACTTCAGCAACTTCAGGATGAGAGTAGCCCTAACTTTATTCATGAAGTTGTGTCTCTTTTCTTCCAAGAAGCTGAGAAACTTCTCAATGAACTGAGCAAGGCCCT AGATCAGCAAATTGTGGATTTCAAGAAAGTTGATGCCCATGTCCATCGATTGAAGGGCAGTAGTGCCAG cATTGGGGCTCGAAGGGTTAAAGATGTCTGTATTGCCTTTCGAAGTTGCTGCGAAGAGAACAACAAGGATGG GTGTATTCAACATTTGCAGCAAGTTAATCAAGAATACTACCTTGTGAAAAGCAATCTTGAAGATCTATTGAAG CTGGAGAAGCAGATTTTGGCATCTGGGGGTTCAATTCCAACTATGAAGTAA